The Impatiens glandulifera chromosome 8, dImpGla2.1, whole genome shotgun sequence genome includes a window with the following:
- the LOC124911861 gene encoding V-type proton ATPase subunit E-like, producing MNEVDVSKQIQQMVRFIRQEAEEKSNEISLSAEEEFNIEKLQLVEAEKKKVRQEYEKKTKQVEVRKKIEYSMQLNATRIKVLQAQDDMVNSMEDSASKELLLTANDDNAYKELLKGLIIQSLLRLKEPSVLLRCREIDADLVDSVLDEAKEEYADKENVAVPVITVDKRIYLPPPPKTADSHEPSCAGGVVLASQDGKIVFENTLDARLDVVFRNKLPEIRKHLLGKGTA from the exons atgaacgaaGTAGATGTCTCTAAGCAGATACAGCAGATGGTCAGATTCATTCGCCAAGAAGCCGAAGAGAAATCCAACGAGATCTCTCTATCTGCTGAGGAG GAATTCAACATTGAGAAGTTGCAACTAGTTGAGGCCGAAAAGAAAAAAGTTCGTCAAGAGTATGAAAAGAAGACAAAACAAGTGGAAGTTCGTAAGAAAAT TGAGTACTCGATGCAGCTGAATGCAACACGCATTAAAGTTCTTCAGGCACAAGATGATATGGTTAATTCCATGGAAGATTCTGCCAGCAAGGAACTTTTGCTTACTGCTAATGACGATAATGCCTACAAGGAGCTCCTCAAAGGCTTGATTATTCAG AGTTTACTGCGGTTGAAGGAGCCATCAGTTTTGTTGCGGTGTAGAGAGATCGATGCTGATCTGGTGGACTCTGTTTTGGATGAAGCAAAGGAAGAGTATGCTGACAAAGAAAATGTAGCTGTTCCTGTTATTACAGTTGACAAACGTATATATCTCCCTCCACCTCCGAAAACTGCAGATTCACATGAACCTTCTTG TGCGGGAGGAGTGGTCCTAGCTTCTCAAGATGGAAAGATCGTCTTTGAGAACACACTTGACGCTCGTTTAGATGTTGTTTTCCGTAACAAACTGCCCGAG ATCCGCAAACACCTCCTAGGAAAAGGCACGGCTTGA